One genomic window of Grus americana isolate bGruAme1 chromosome 29, bGruAme1.mat, whole genome shotgun sequence includes the following:
- the LOC129197798 gene encoding natural killer cell receptor 2B4-like isoform X3, with the protein MERGTFLLLVSTCFLCRAQGPSECQERPVSVGGTLQLQPEKPPERWIKLTWRVRSDGGDQHWILRAEKNKSVQYSRVPVSGRAGFQEETVSLCISLVRPADSGVYWAEFEDTSGSVTHQCFWVSVWDPVGQPRLEAHILHQEQSWCNLSLHCTMPNTGNVSYNWSCTGDPPAALGHQPRLQLQVRGDTDPTVCCCNVSNLVSWSMASTDVVAACHSAASGLSLCCGTKLLKGLVGQSLSFPALHLMSADVARVTWRSRGTHIAEAKPREKIFTVDYLPDFRGRLLIHPTNLSLEIRRLNLADSGRYKVVVDTLSDPTNPKTFHYFLLVHDGSSEMATGTDDAGGRSGSTAGPWGVTESRAGDAATPGAGAELIKIIL; encoded by the exons ATGGAGCGTGGAACCTTTCTCCTCCTCGTCTCCACGTGCTTCCTCTGCCGAGCCCAAG GACCCTCGGAGTGCCAGGAACGACCTGTGTCTGTGGGTGGAACGCTGCAGCTGCAGCCGGAGAAACCCCCGGAGCGGTGGATAAAGCTCACATGGAGAGTGAGATCGGATGGAGGAGACCAGCACTGGATCCTGAGGGCTGAGAAGAATAAATCTGTCCAATACTCCAGGGTTCCTGTTTCTGGGAGAGCTGGTTTCCAGGAGGAGACCGTCTCCCTGTGCATCAGCCTGGTTCGCCCGGCAGACAGTGGGGTCTATTGGGCAGAATTTGAGGACACATCAGGTTCTGTTACTCATCAATGCTTCTGGGTGTCGGTGTGGG ATCCCGTCGGCCAGCCGCGCCTGGAGGCACACATCCTGcaccaggagcagagctggtgcaACCTCTCACTGCACTGCACCATGCCCAACACCGGCAACGTCTCCTACAATTGGTCCTGCACCGGGGATCCCCCGGCAGCCCTGGGGCACCAGCCCCGGCTGCAGCTGCAGGTCCGTGGGGACACTGACCCCACCGTCTGCTGCTGCAACGTGAGCAACCTGGTGAGCTGGAGCATGGCCAGCACCGATGTCGTGGCCGCCTGCCACTCTGCAGCCTCAG GTCTGAGTCTCTGCTGCGGCACCAAGCTGCTGAAGGGGCTGGTGGGACAGTCCCTGTCCTTCCCGGCCCTGCACCTCATGTCTGCGGACGTCGCGCGGGTCACCTGGAGATCCCGGGGGACCCACATCGCCGAGGCGAAGCCCAGGGAGAAGATATTCACCGTCGACTACCTGCCGGACTTCCGTGGCCGGCTGCTCATCCACCCCACCAACCTCTCGCTGGAGATCAGACGGCTGAACCTGGCAGACAGCGGGAGGTACAAGGTGGTCGTGGACACCTTGTCTGACCCCACCAACCCAAAGACCTTTCACTATTTTTTGCTGGTTCACG ATGGCTCTTCTGAGATGGCAACCGGGACCGATGATGCGGGAGGACGCAGCGGGAGCACCGCGGGACCCTGGGGAGTGACCGAGTCCCGTGCTGGGGACGCCGCGACGCCGGGCGCAg GAGCGGAGCtgattaaaataatactttaa
- the LOC129197798 gene encoding uncharacterized protein LOC129197798 isoform X1, with the protein MERGTFLLLVSTCFLCRAQGPSECQERPVSVGGTLQLQPEKPPERWIKLTWRVRSDGGDQHWILRAEKNKSVQYSRVPVSGRAGFQEETVSLCISLVRPADSGVYWAEFEDTSGSVTHQCFWVSVWDPVGQPRLEAHILHQEQSWCNLSLHCTMPNTGNVSYNWSCTGDPPAALGHQPRLQLQVRGDTDPTVCCCNVSNLVSWSMASTDVVAACHSAASGLSLCCGTKLLKGLVGQSLSFPALHLMSADVARVTWRSRGTHIAEAKPREKIFTVDYLPDFRGRLLIHPTNLSLEIRRLNLADSGRYKVVVDTLSDPTNPKTFHYFLLVHDGSSEMATGTDDAGGRSGSTAGPWGVTESRAGDAATPGAGRSQRGSPKSVSAPPQHPGHPKHLGSSPELVTCALLPAGYGTLRRPYVLLPL; encoded by the exons ATGGAGCGTGGAACCTTTCTCCTCCTCGTCTCCACGTGCTTCCTCTGCCGAGCCCAAG GACCCTCGGAGTGCCAGGAACGACCTGTGTCTGTGGGTGGAACGCTGCAGCTGCAGCCGGAGAAACCCCCGGAGCGGTGGATAAAGCTCACATGGAGAGTGAGATCGGATGGAGGAGACCAGCACTGGATCCTGAGGGCTGAGAAGAATAAATCTGTCCAATACTCCAGGGTTCCTGTTTCTGGGAGAGCTGGTTTCCAGGAGGAGACCGTCTCCCTGTGCATCAGCCTGGTTCGCCCGGCAGACAGTGGGGTCTATTGGGCAGAATTTGAGGACACATCAGGTTCTGTTACTCATCAATGCTTCTGGGTGTCGGTGTGGG ATCCCGTCGGCCAGCCGCGCCTGGAGGCACACATCCTGcaccaggagcagagctggtgcaACCTCTCACTGCACTGCACCATGCCCAACACCGGCAACGTCTCCTACAATTGGTCCTGCACCGGGGATCCCCCGGCAGCCCTGGGGCACCAGCCCCGGCTGCAGCTGCAGGTCCGTGGGGACACTGACCCCACCGTCTGCTGCTGCAACGTGAGCAACCTGGTGAGCTGGAGCATGGCCAGCACCGATGTCGTGGCCGCCTGCCACTCTGCAGCCTCAG GTCTGAGTCTCTGCTGCGGCACCAAGCTGCTGAAGGGGCTGGTGGGACAGTCCCTGTCCTTCCCGGCCCTGCACCTCATGTCTGCGGACGTCGCGCGGGTCACCTGGAGATCCCGGGGGACCCACATCGCCGAGGCGAAGCCCAGGGAGAAGATATTCACCGTCGACTACCTGCCGGACTTCCGTGGCCGGCTGCTCATCCACCCCACCAACCTCTCGCTGGAGATCAGACGGCTGAACCTGGCAGACAGCGGGAGGTACAAGGTGGTCGTGGACACCTTGTCTGACCCCACCAACCCAAAGACCTTTCACTATTTTTTGCTGGTTCACG ATGGCTCTTCTGAGATGGCAACCGGGACCGATGATGCGGGAGGACGCAGCGGGAGCACCGCGGGACCCTGGGGAGTGACCGAGTCCCGTGCTGGGGACGCCGCGACGCCGGGCGCAg GACGGAGTCAGAGGGGTTCCCCCAAATCTGTGAGcgctcccccccagcaccccggaCACCCCAAGCATCTCGGCAGCAGCCCTGAGCTCGTTACCTGTGCTTTATTGCCTGCAGGCTACGGCACGCTGCGCCGGCCATATGTTTTATTGCCATTATAA
- the LOC129197798 gene encoding natural killer cell receptor 2B4-like isoform X2, translating into MERGTFLLLVSTCFLCRAQGPSECQERPVSVGGTLQLQPEKPPERWIKLTWRVRSDGGDQHWILRAEKNKSVQYSRVPVSGRAGFQEETVSLCISLVRPADSGVYWAEFEDTSGSVTHQCFWVSVWDPVGQPRLEAHILHQEQSWCNLSLHCTMPNTGNVSYNWSCTGDPPAALGHQPRLQLQVRGDTDPTVCCCNVSNLVSWSMASTDVVAACHSAASGLSLCCGTKLLKGLVGQSLSFPALHLMSADVARVTWRSRGTHIAEAKPREKIFTVDYLPDFRGRLLIHPTNLSLEIRRLNLADSGRYKVVVDTLSDPTNPKTFHYFLLVHDGSSEMATGTDDAGGRSGSTAGPWGVTESRAGDAATPGAGYGTLRRPYVLLPL; encoded by the exons ATGGAGCGTGGAACCTTTCTCCTCCTCGTCTCCACGTGCTTCCTCTGCCGAGCCCAAG GACCCTCGGAGTGCCAGGAACGACCTGTGTCTGTGGGTGGAACGCTGCAGCTGCAGCCGGAGAAACCCCCGGAGCGGTGGATAAAGCTCACATGGAGAGTGAGATCGGATGGAGGAGACCAGCACTGGATCCTGAGGGCTGAGAAGAATAAATCTGTCCAATACTCCAGGGTTCCTGTTTCTGGGAGAGCTGGTTTCCAGGAGGAGACCGTCTCCCTGTGCATCAGCCTGGTTCGCCCGGCAGACAGTGGGGTCTATTGGGCAGAATTTGAGGACACATCAGGTTCTGTTACTCATCAATGCTTCTGGGTGTCGGTGTGGG ATCCCGTCGGCCAGCCGCGCCTGGAGGCACACATCCTGcaccaggagcagagctggtgcaACCTCTCACTGCACTGCACCATGCCCAACACCGGCAACGTCTCCTACAATTGGTCCTGCACCGGGGATCCCCCGGCAGCCCTGGGGCACCAGCCCCGGCTGCAGCTGCAGGTCCGTGGGGACACTGACCCCACCGTCTGCTGCTGCAACGTGAGCAACCTGGTGAGCTGGAGCATGGCCAGCACCGATGTCGTGGCCGCCTGCCACTCTGCAGCCTCAG GTCTGAGTCTCTGCTGCGGCACCAAGCTGCTGAAGGGGCTGGTGGGACAGTCCCTGTCCTTCCCGGCCCTGCACCTCATGTCTGCGGACGTCGCGCGGGTCACCTGGAGATCCCGGGGGACCCACATCGCCGAGGCGAAGCCCAGGGAGAAGATATTCACCGTCGACTACCTGCCGGACTTCCGTGGCCGGCTGCTCATCCACCCCACCAACCTCTCGCTGGAGATCAGACGGCTGAACCTGGCAGACAGCGGGAGGTACAAGGTGGTCGTGGACACCTTGTCTGACCCCACCAACCCAAAGACCTTTCACTATTTTTTGCTGGTTCACG ATGGCTCTTCTGAGATGGCAACCGGGACCGATGATGCGGGAGGACGCAGCGGGAGCACCGCGGGACCCTGGGGAGTGACCGAGTCCCGTGCTGGGGACGCCGCGACGCCGGGCGCAg GCTACGGCACGCTGCGCCGGCCATATGTTTTATTGCCATTATAA
- the LOC129197799 gene encoding natural killer cell receptor 2B4-like isoform X2 encodes MSSLRCHPEMHRHRGPRCPPALLVPLCLVLLAAASGQGPSECQERPVSVGGTLQLQPEKPPERWIKLTWRVRSDGGDQHWILRAEKNKSVQYSRVPVSGRAGFQEETVSLCISLVRPADSGVYWAEFEDTSGSLTHQCFWVSVWDPVGQPRLEAHILHQEQSWCNLSLHCTVPNTGNVSYNWSCTGDPPAALGHQPRLQLQVRGDTDPTVCCCNVSNPVSWSMASTDVVAACHSAASGGLPSGHDEQTLTVYEEVGKAQTGRDPNGTSEAMGDGNTIYAVVCTKTQGPSYLQDSERCTIYSTVQPTTMPTSLKRKRLDPALVSTAYVEATGGPRRWCPPSQTSSLGPAAHQLF; translated from the exons atGAGCTCGCTCCGGTGCCATCCAGAGATGCACCGGCATCGGGGTCCCCGGTGCCCGCCGGCACTGTTGGTACCGCtgtgcctggtgctgctggctgcagccagcggCCAAG GACCCTCGGAGTGCCAGGAACGACCTGTGTCTGTGGGTGGAACGCTGCAGCTGCAGCCGGAGAAACCCCCGGAGCGGTGGATAAAGCTCACATGGAGAGTGAGATCGGATGGAGGAGACCAGCACTGGATCCTGAGGGCTGAGAAGAATAAATCTGTCCAATACTCCAGGGTTCCTGTTTCTGGGAGAGCTGGTTTCCAGGAGGAGACCGTCTCCCTGTGCATCAGCCTGGTTCGCCCGGCAGACAGTGGGGTCTATTGGGCAGAATTTGAGGACACATCAGGCTCTCTTACTCATCAATGCTTCTGGGTGTCGGTGTGGG ATCCTGTCGGCCAGCCGCGCCTGGAGGCACACATCCTGcaccaggagcagagctggtgcaACCTCTCACTGCACTGCACCGTGCCCAACACCGGCAACGTCTCCTACAATTGGTCCTGCACCGGGGATCCCCCGGCAGCCCTGGGGCACCAGCCCCGGCTGCAGCTGCAGGTCCGTGGGGACACCGACCCCACCGTCTGCTGCTGCAACGTGAGCAACCCGGTGAGCTGGAGCATGGCCAGCACCGATGTCGTGGCCGCCTGCCACTCTGCAGCCTCAGGTGGTTTGCCCTCAG GACATGACGAGCAGACACTGACTGTCTATGAGGAGGTGGGCAAAGCCCAAACCGGCCGAGACCCT AATGGGACCAGTGAGGCCATGGGGGACGGAAACACCATCTACGCTGTTGTCTGCACCAAAACGCAG GGACCCAGCTACCTTCAGGATTCCGAAAGGTGCACCATCTACTCCACGGTTCAGCCCACCACGATG CCTACTTCTCTCAAGAGGAAGAGGCTGGACCCAGCTTTGGTTTCCACTGCCTACGTAGAG GCCACGGGGGGTCCTAGACGCTGGTGCCCCCCGTCGCAGACCTCATCCCTGGGTCCTGCAGCCCACCAACTCTTCTAG
- the LOC129197799 gene encoding natural killer cell receptor 2B4-like isoform X1: MSSLRCHPEMHRHRGPRCPPALLVPLCLVLLAAASGQGPSECQERPVSVGGTLQLQPEKPPERWIKLTWRVRSDGGDQHWILRAEKNKSVQYSRVPVSGRAGFQEETVSLCISLVRPADSGVYWAEFEDTSGSLTHQCFWVSVWDPVGQPRLEAHILHQEQSWCNLSLHCTVPNTGNVSYNWSCTGDPPAALGHQPRLQLQVRGDTDPTVCCCNVSNPVSWSMASTDVVAACHSAASGGLPSGLFNILLWCGGGLALAIPVALFVTYCWRRKRGKDPPGGHDEQTLTVYEEVGKAQTGRDPNGTSEAMGDGNTIYAVVCTKTQGPSYLQDSERCTIYSTVQPTTMPTSLKRKRLDPALVSTAYVEATGGPRRWCPPSQTSSLGPAAHQLF, from the exons atGAGCTCGCTCCGGTGCCATCCAGAGATGCACCGGCATCGGGGTCCCCGGTGCCCGCCGGCACTGTTGGTACCGCtgtgcctggtgctgctggctgcagccagcggCCAAG GACCCTCGGAGTGCCAGGAACGACCTGTGTCTGTGGGTGGAACGCTGCAGCTGCAGCCGGAGAAACCCCCGGAGCGGTGGATAAAGCTCACATGGAGAGTGAGATCGGATGGAGGAGACCAGCACTGGATCCTGAGGGCTGAGAAGAATAAATCTGTCCAATACTCCAGGGTTCCTGTTTCTGGGAGAGCTGGTTTCCAGGAGGAGACCGTCTCCCTGTGCATCAGCCTGGTTCGCCCGGCAGACAGTGGGGTCTATTGGGCAGAATTTGAGGACACATCAGGCTCTCTTACTCATCAATGCTTCTGGGTGTCGGTGTGGG ATCCTGTCGGCCAGCCGCGCCTGGAGGCACACATCCTGcaccaggagcagagctggtgcaACCTCTCACTGCACTGCACCGTGCCCAACACCGGCAACGTCTCCTACAATTGGTCCTGCACCGGGGATCCCCCGGCAGCCCTGGGGCACCAGCCCCGGCTGCAGCTGCAGGTCCGTGGGGACACCGACCCCACCGTCTGCTGCTGCAACGTGAGCAACCCGGTGAGCTGGAGCATGGCCAGCACCGATGTCGTGGCCGCCTGCCACTCTGCAGCCTCAGGTGGTTTGCCCTCAG ggCTTTTCAACATCCTTTTATGGTGCGGAGGGGGGCTGGCACTGGCCATCCCCGTAGCCCTCTTTGTCACCTACTGCTGGCGGAGGAAGCGAGGAAAGGATCCCCCGGGAG GACATGACGAGCAGACACTGACTGTCTATGAGGAGGTGGGCAAAGCCCAAACCGGCCGAGACCCT AATGGGACCAGTGAGGCCATGGGGGACGGAAACACCATCTACGCTGTTGTCTGCACCAAAACGCAG GGACCCAGCTACCTTCAGGATTCCGAAAGGTGCACCATCTACTCCACGGTTCAGCCCACCACGATG CCTACTTCTCTCAAGAGGAAGAGGCTGGACCCAGCTTTGGTTTCCACTGCCTACGTAGAG GCCACGGGGGGTCCTAGACGCTGGTGCCCCCCGTCGCAGACCTCATCCCTGGGTCCTGCAGCCCACCAACTCTTCTAG